Proteins encoded by one window of Puntigrus tetrazona isolate hp1 chromosome 25, ASM1883169v1, whole genome shotgun sequence:
- the LOC122330398 gene encoding dickkopf-related protein 3-like isoform X1, which produces MLKFVIISLSVGFVVGSSLQRGLDITLDEHVAQGQTTLNEMFKEVEKLMEDTQQKLEEAVHQMENESSKSLLNGRDFPASFHNETTTEIKVGNRTVHLIERIDKETDNKTGKTHFSRTLVQNTERWNEVDHECMIDEDCGDNSFCLYEIITSKCVPCQTTNMECSKDVECCGDQLCVWGVCAQNRTKGQSGTICQYQSDCSPQHCCAFHKALLFPVCRPKPQEGQGCQSHPNQLMDLLLWDEEGPQEHCPCATGLHCQPLKNKSVCVDDRNASGEGDAD; this is translated from the exons ATGCTGAAATTTGTGATAATATCCCTTTCCGTGGGCTTTGTGGTGGGCAGCTCACTTCAAAGAGGTCTGGACATCACCCTGGACGAGCATGTGGCGCAGGGACAAACTACTTTAAACGAGATGTTCAAGGAAGTGGAAAAACTTATGGAGGACACGCAGCAAAAACTAGAGGAGGCTGTCCACCAG ATGGAGAATGAGTCTTCAAAGTCGCTGCTAAATGGACGCGACTTTCCTGCCAGTTTTCACAATGAAACTACAACAGAGATCAAGGTTGGAAATCGGACTGTTCATCTGATAGAGAGAATCGACAAG GAAACGGATAATAAGACCGGAAAGACTCATTTCTCCAGAACTCTCGTTCAGAACACCGAAAGGTGGAACGAAGTGGATCAC GAGTGTATGATTGATGAGGACTGTGGGGACAACAGCTTCTGCCTGTATGAGATCATCACCTCCAAATGTGTCCCATGCCAGACGACTAATATG GAGTGCTCAAAGGACGTGGAGTGTTGTGGAgatcagctgtgtgtgtggggcGTTTGTGCTCAGAACAGAACCAAAGGACAGTCAGGAACCATCTGCCAGTACCAGAGCGACTGCAGTCCTCAGCACTGCTGCGCCTTTCACAAAG CCCTGCTTTTCCCCGTGTGCCGCCCCAAGCCACAGGAAGGCCAGGGCTGCCAGAGTCACCCCAATCAGCTGATGGATCTGTTACTGTGGGACGAGGAGGGGCCGCAGGAGCACTGCCCCTGCGCTACAGGCCTGCACTGCCAGCCCCTCAA GAATAAATCGGTGTGTGTAGATGACAGGAATGCTTCAGGTGAAGGAGATGCAGACTGA
- the LOC122330398 gene encoding dickkopf-related protein 3-like isoform X2 — MLKFVIISLSVGFVVGSSLQRGLDITLDEHVAQGQTTLNEMFKEVEKLMEDTQQKLEEAVHQMENESSKSLLNGRDFPASFHNETTTEIKVGNRTVHLIERIDKETDNKTGKTHFSRTLVQNTERWNEVDHECSKDVECCGDQLCVWGVCAQNRTKGQSGTICQYQSDCSPQHCCAFHKALLFPVCRPKPQEGQGCQSHPNQLMDLLLWDEEGPQEHCPCATGLHCQPLKNKSVCVDDRNASGEGDAD; from the exons ATGCTGAAATTTGTGATAATATCCCTTTCCGTGGGCTTTGTGGTGGGCAGCTCACTTCAAAGAGGTCTGGACATCACCCTGGACGAGCATGTGGCGCAGGGACAAACTACTTTAAACGAGATGTTCAAGGAAGTGGAAAAACTTATGGAGGACACGCAGCAAAAACTAGAGGAGGCTGTCCACCAG ATGGAGAATGAGTCTTCAAAGTCGCTGCTAAATGGACGCGACTTTCCTGCCAGTTTTCACAATGAAACTACAACAGAGATCAAGGTTGGAAATCGGACTGTTCATCTGATAGAGAGAATCGACAAG GAAACGGATAATAAGACCGGAAAGACTCATTTCTCCAGAACTCTCGTTCAGAACACCGAAAGGTGGAACGAAGTGGATCAC GAGTGCTCAAAGGACGTGGAGTGTTGTGGAgatcagctgtgtgtgtggggcGTTTGTGCTCAGAACAGAACCAAAGGACAGTCAGGAACCATCTGCCAGTACCAGAGCGACTGCAGTCCTCAGCACTGCTGCGCCTTTCACAAAG CCCTGCTTTTCCCCGTGTGCCGCCCCAAGCCACAGGAAGGCCAGGGCTGCCAGAGTCACCCCAATCAGCTGATGGATCTGTTACTGTGGGACGAGGAGGGGCCGCAGGAGCACTGCCCCTGCGCTACAGGCCTGCACTGCCAGCCCCTCAA GAATAAATCGGTGTGTGTAGATGACAGGAATGCTTCAGGTGAAGGAGATGCAGACTGA